In Hemitrygon akajei unplaced genomic scaffold, sHemAka1.3 Scf000057, whole genome shotgun sequence, the genomic stretch ggaaggatgtggaagcattggaaagggtacagaggagatttaccaggatgctgtctggtttagagagtatggagtatgatcagagattaagggagctaggacttctctttggagagaaggaggctgagaggagacatgatagagatgtacaagatattaagaggaatagatagagtggatagccagctcctcttccccagggcacaactgctcagtacaagaggacatggttttaaggtaaggggaaggaagttcaaaggggatattagaggaaggttttttactcagagagtgtctggtgtgtggaatgcactgcctgagtcagtggtggaggcagatacactagtgaaatttaagagactactagacaggtatatggaggaatttaagatggggggctatatgggaggcagggtttgagagtcggcacaacattgtgggccgaaagacctgtactgtgctgtactattctatgttctatgtaattcattattcatgccattgatCTGTTCATGAATATACATGGCAAGGTTAGCAAGTTTGATAATAAATCCGGGAGTCTGGTTGATACTGCAACAGGTTACCATGAATTACAAAGGGATCTTGTTCAGTTATGGAGATGGGCTGAGCAATGCCAAATGGTTTTCCAATTGGGCAAGTGAGAGATGTTGCATTTGGACAGTCAGACCAGGTTGGGACTGGAATCGTGAATGGGAGAGCATGGAGCATTGTGCAACAGATTGAGAAACAAAAAAATCCCATCATAAATAGGCAATGCGGAATACAgtgcagatagagaacagatacatggctcaTACACACAAGCTCTGCTCTGATACATGGTCTTCCACCTGAAATATGAACGTACTGTCTCTCATACTGAataattccagcattttgttttatttacatAAAGGAATTTTTGCCAACTTGCTGTTTTGGTCCACATTGTGTTTAACAAGGTGCCATGTAACTATCTTATAACGGCCAGGTGTTATGCTCAAAGATACCATGATCAGAGTTTAGGTGATAATAATGATCTTAAAGTCCTGCCAGAGAAAATGTGATGGTTCAGGACAAGATGTCATGATGCTCTGCGTGACATTGCATTGCTCAGGATGTCAGAGTGTTTCTACATAGCATCAAACCATATATTGCCATAAGTGTCAATTCCAGATTATGTTAAACTGAAAGGAGACGTAGAGAATCAGGTGTGACTGCGAAATCTGTATAATTCAGTGACGAGAGGAATAGTTGTCCCATTGGTCGGCAGAAATGTTTCAACCCACTATGTCCATTACTCACTATAGCGCCACCAGTGGGAGGAGGACCAAAGCAGTGGGCGCTGTCTGTTCAAACTggcttttttttattaagtgcgaccgtgaacaatagccagatcaaaagtgctgatcaagtcaactagttcccaaagagaactgtAATCGGCCAATCAGAACACCTTGCCTTACAGTTGACACATCAATCCCGGTCGAGGACACGTGATTGGTTCCTAAAACGGAATTGACTGCAGTATAGCGAGTAGATAGACCGGAGAATCCCGACATGGTGTACAATACATGTAGAGGGCTGAAATGGGTATTGCATGACTGTGGGTGGATAGGCGCAGGTGGACCAAGCCATGTCAAGGCTTCGGTGAACAGGAccaagatgtttggaagtgtttgcctccgtttaaaaacaaaacagcattTTCCTTTAAACCCAAATTAATGTTTGACCCTCCTGTTACTTTTGTTTGTTACAGAGCAGCAAAAACTGATCACATCTGTCCTCAAAATGGATCAAATTGCGAGCAGTGGAGGAGTTCCAGTGATGTCAACATCGGGAATGGACATGGGTATGTTGGCGACgtattttaatttaaaaatactCTGCTCATTCTGCGTCTGGGTTTAATTCAATATTGGCAATtcacaaaatatttgtgaaaactgagcagagagataagagagagagagttaacatcTCTGGGGAAACACAGTCACACGTGGAAGCAGTACAGTTAccgtctgctcctgctcctctaacagattgtgatgcacattaaaataacgagttactccagaagacaagacattctgcagatgggcaacataaaacacacaaaatactggcagacctcagcaggtcaggcagcatccatggagagggataaacatTTGACGTTTTGGATCAGGGTCACACGgaagagaaagtaatgaggcaataTCTATAATTTCTGTCTCCTCATTTCCAGTCCGATGAAGGgcctggcccgaaacgttgattgtttattctcctccatagatgctgcttgcagCATTTTCTGAGGAATCCCAGAGATTTTCTGAGGAAGGAGTtgaccaggcaggcagacagtaacccaAAGCAAAGAggtggtgatgggcagtaccaggagagtgatggtgatgGTTACTATATTCTCATCAATAAGCAGAGTCCTTCCAAAACAGAGAGGTATATTTCCGGGGACAAGAAAGAGCAGCTTTCAACAGACGGAGGTGTACCCCTCCTACACCCACGGCGCCCACCAACCTCCAGTCCAAGCCCGTTCCCCCCACTCAACCcccacctatatatatatatatatatatatatatatatatatattggtcTGTGTTTGGTGATCTTTAGGTTCCAGAGAGAAAGTTACTACCCAATATGGGTCAGTAATTTATTTAATTTCCACTATTATTCTTCACAGGTCCGAGCTCAGtgatcaccgagctcctggcaagctggaatgatttccagctgctgcagttgacgGACTTCTACCGGGAGAGGgtggagcaggcgatggaaggaggagtgcacggagtgagcctggcgttaacggcagagaatcagttcagcggagaggaacatcgggtgagtgggagggagaatgggcttgaattttcacacatcacaggaCTGATGGGTGTCGGGACTCTCACTGATCAGATAATGAAGCATAAAAGCAAATCTTTcattcataaataaataaataagtggatagatagatagatagatagatatacaaTTCTTAAAGCTGAGAATCTGAAGCAATGATTGAGAGGTGTAAACACACCAGTGGCGGCTCAATGCTCAGAGCGAGGGGAGCAGGTAACAATTGTATGAGGTTGTAATAAAGGAGTTTCAATGGAAATATGGTAGGAATTTTCATTTTGAAAAGACCTTGCAGCGTGACGGCATGGTGTCAGTGAGAACCGGGGCATTATCACTGAATGCCTCAGGAGCTcgagtgtgttctgttctgggtggagaTGACTCCATTACAACCTGTAACTGCAaacagtgtggattggggaatactgccatgttgtaatgtgtaatcactgaataaCCCTCTACTGGCAAAAGCAAAGGAAAGGCATCAGGAGTCGGCCGTAATCCTCTGTCATGTTGGACACTGGCGGActgaggagatgaatcacatcatcttttctgcaacttctccgagactgctcactctgttataaaaaccctcctgacttctttcttcatctgtgatcgttattttctgatttctgttttacaccgtcaaatccggtgaggaattatttatggatttggagccacgtcaatgaagtggtcacagaccagccaggatctcattgactggtggaccaggttcacggtgaatgtccctccgtgtgctctgcactcagaatgtacagtccatgtccagacaggatcagcacccgtccgtgtgactgctcagtgtgatcccgttacagagcacatcatttacttctcattctctgtgtgaatctgtcagtccccaatatgttcactgttactcttcacagaaaatctctgatctcgctgataagggagagcgggcggacagttctacactcctcctgagcctggtgatggagaaaggctcccgcgcccggagggtgatgtgggaaacctttgtgaaaatgcggATTGAAGTCCCAAAGCTtgacaaaatactgaaagaaatacaggaacaTGGTGAGATAATATCAGAGATTAATTTAATTATGGATTCAAACATTACATACTTATAATTTGAAGAATTGAAACATgtcaaattattttaaattcGAACAGGTTGTGTTCCGGTCCATCGACCTGTACTGGAGATTCCCAGGGAACTGAAAGGTAAGTGAAGAAACTGCTGTTTCCACCAAAGATTGATATTAATTAGGGCCATGTCGTTGTTGAACCACAGAGATTTGATCAGGTAAATGTTCCTCCGTGACACAGCGCAGAGTGaggaacatggaaaaatgtttgCTGGAGGAATAGTTTTCACATGATATTATGAGGAATAACGCAGATAGTTGGTGAGCTTGCAGAAAGGGATCACTCCTCTCTGGGTCCCGCAACTACAGATCCCTCCACCGGggtcagaatggagaagagggcAATCTGAGGAGCGAAACTATTGGAAATGTCTTACTCCAAAAGATCAAATAATTTCCCTACCACCACACAACCCCTGGGAACAGCCCTCATCCCAAATCACTTTTCTAAATTCCCCAGTTCCTATAGGTCATCATTTATAGAACCGGGAGTCCACTGAAGTTCTCATCACAGAATAACAATGATAATTTAATGAGAAAAGCAGGTAGCACCCCAACTAGTCTGTTCAACCCCAAAGCTGCATATGAAACCCACTATATTCACAACTGCACCCCCTGACTGCAAACACTGCTAAAGTTATCCAGTTTAATATCCCACTCAGTAATACTGGGAATTCCATCAGGAGACAGTGTTAGTGAGGGTGTGATGGAGGGACAAAATCCTCAGCTCCGTCCACAGAAGCTGAAATTGATGTGTTGTGTGATGGACACTGTGGAAGTGTGAGAGATGGGAATTAGGACAGAGAAACCGAGGGTTGTGAGCTTGCGGCAAGAAAGGTGGAAAGGACTGAAGATATCTATAAATAATATTGCAATTAATTAAATTGTGACCGTCTGGATAAGAAACTGACTGTGTCTGTGGAAATGGAGCCCGAGGCAGTGCCTAGGCTCAAGAGATTGTAAGGTTTCATAATCGCAGACTGAGTTGGATCACTCAACTGCACATTTAACAGAGGAGAGAGCGTAGGAAAGACAGATgtcgtaaaatttattaatacCACAGTAGCCCATGTCTTAACTGATTACACgaagcccttgaacagaaataTAAAAATCTCGGCCACAGCCGTCATTCAGCCTGTCTCATTCCAAGAACAAATTCGAAAGATGATAATTTCCAAATGGTACCAGAGGAAGTTTTCAAATTGCTCACGTTTCTGTCACCTCTGTTAATGCTTTTCCAGTCCACAGTCAGACAATAAAACCCCTCCGTTTCCCTGCACTAAGGATTTGGTAATTCTCGACAATTTCCCTGCAAACTTATTCTTCACAGTTCTTCATCCTGTTTGCTGAGGAAACATTCACGGCAGTGAAATTCCCACATCTATTTCTGAATACGAAACTGACTCTGTCCCTGAATATTGAAGAACATTATTTCtaccactttcccactctctaaAGTAAGTATTTCAACAATCAACGTTTTCATACTCACCCTGTTTCACCCGAAAACGTTGATTGGAAAGCCCacacacccttgacagggtcctgacacactgtgagaccccacacacccctgacagggtcctgacacactgcgagtcCCCATTCACACGGACAGGGTCCTGAAAGTCTGTAAcaccctacacacccctgacagggtcctgacacactgtgagaccacatacccctgacagggtcctgatacactgtgagaccacacaccccctgacagcatcctgacacactgtgagacaacagacacccctgacagggtcctgatgcCCTGTGCCACCCCacacacccttgacagggtcttgacacactgtgagaccccacgcacCCTTGACTGGGTACAGGCACACTGTGAGACGTCACACATCCTTGATagggtcctgacacgctgtgagatcccacacaccactgacaggattCGAACGCACTTTGAGATCCCACATTCCCCAAGCACCCACCCACAGTGCACGTGCTGATCAGCAAAGCTGCTTCTTTGTATTTTGAatcagtgatggagagaggggaggggagctgCGATCCCCTGACCTGTCCTTTGAGAGAATGCCCACCACTCTCTTCTCTATCTCAATACACTACATCAACACTGGGGATTAGAAGTTCcttccacaggaaaaagaatgaCAGCTGTGACAATAGTGGGAGTTTGTCCGGTACGGGACAGTCGTCGGTCAGTAAACGACCAAGGAAATACTCACCTTCACAGCACAGTTAATGTGGAAATATGATGATCGGTGTTTATCTGGACCAGGACTCTCTGTCCAGTCAGCGGTCTGTTAATCGAATTTACATTACTGTACGAACATCCATTGGTGAATCCAATCAATACAATAGCTGTGAGCTAACTCTTGCGTGCTTAAATACTGAGTTCTGAGTTGAGGCATCTAACAGTTTGTCCactgtctgttcccatggaagatgttcaagagaaacacaaggagactctgcgggcacaaactgaaacactgagagtgaacacgatcctgatgagggagaaggtgaaggttttccagctggttgatcgatacgctgagctcacggtcatttctactgttcgagatcggagtctagtggaacatgagctgctggcaagaggcagagaccacgaggattggagagagaaacatctccgcGGAGAGCTGGAGAAAATCCGGACGGATCAGTTGTTcgagagcagcttttcccggattGCTCATCTGTTTCAGAATAGTTACTCACACAGTTTGTGGAAGCAAATGAAAAGATTTTTCTCAGGATCAATTTCGGGAtgttcggcagcagtggccggagtcccagggatcgggaaaacaacaatggtacaaaagattgtttatgactgggccaccgggaaaatatatgaaaaattccagtttgtcttcagtttcaaattccgtgatttaaactccattaactgtagaataaacctgaaggaactgattctggatcagtatccatactttgggaatatcctgagagaagtctggaagaacccagagggactgttgtttatattcgatggtttggatgaattcaatgataaaattgattttgctgacagtagGAGAGACACTGAACCTCGGTCCACATGtacagatcctgaattcaagtgcaaggtgtctgacattgtgtacagtttaatccagcacaAGCTGTTCCCAGGGTGTTctgtgctggtgaccacccgcccaactgcgttacatttattggaaaaggctgagatcaatgtctgggctgaaatcctgggatttgttggtgatgaacggaaggaatatttcatcagacattttgaagatcagacggtggcggaagctgttttcaaacacgtgaaggagaacgagatgctgtacaccatgagctacaacccctcttACTGCTTGATCcttgctctggcactgggccccttcttcactcaaagagtcagggacccgcagcgagttcccaagaccatcacccaactgtactcctactatatttacaacatcctgaaaaaccacggccgtgagattgagaacccccgtgatgtgttactcagggttggtcagatggccttcagaggagtgtttgagaagaagattgtgtttacagatggagatttgatcaactacaatctgcagccttcccagttcctgtccggattCCTGatagagcttttggagagagaggattctgcccggagcgtggtgtacacattcccacacctcaccatccaagagtttgtagctgcagtcgcacaattcctgaatccacatcccggggatatcctgaaattcctcactgatgcccacaacacgacagatgggcgatttgaggtatttctccgttttgttgctggtctctcctccccaatgacagttcgcggcctggaggagtttctgggtccatttcctcatcaaacaacctgccgggtgattgactgggtgaaggaggaggttaaacgccagagtggaaacacagagagtgaagctggtaaaaggagactcctgaacacattgcactacctgtttgagtctcagaatcgtggccTCGCTCAGGCCGCACTGGAAGATGTAGAGGAACTTTCATTTAGTAgactgacactgaccccgattgactgcgcggtcctgtctcatgtcatcggactctgtgatacaataaaacacctcgacctgtggaaatgccacattcagtgtgaaggaatccagtggctgggacccgggctgcacaagtgccaggagttgaggtaacttgatttatctttcactctgaactgtgaaacagtttcattgtgttgtttcattgcaaaggaatttgggtaaaactgcagtaaatcagattgtgaagaattgtgacaaatccccaggggatcggtcagtagATCCCCAAGGACAGGAGGGTTCTggggttccttgtgaagggatgttggagacttcatcagatcagtgaacaacagccattggtttaatggtggtaaatcacaggaatggccgtgtttctcgctgcctgtgacacgtccattgacaatgttccttatcactgttactgacacccagaccgacacggactgcagcaggtgggtcagagtttcacacccccttcccggtgacGAACACGAGACAGTCAGcaaactgtcccagtgagaaggaaagaaataccattttGAGATTATCCTCCCCTGCCCTTCACCGTGTGTGACTATCACCATCGGTCCACCTGTATGGATGTGCTCACTACCAAATACCCTGACCCCATGGGCACATATCCTCTCCCGACTGTGGGCTTCAGTTCAGATCCACCCCTTCTGGATCATCTCTTCTTATTGGATTATATTTTCCCATCagtattcctcctgtgggatctctgttctccATCCCtgttcctcctctgggatctctcaccccgtcccccttcctcgtgtgggatctctcttccccaaacccttcctcctgtgagatctccctttaccattccccttcctcctgtgggaacactcatccccatccccgtttctcctgtgggatctgtcatccccatcccccttcctcctgtgagatctctcttccccatcccccttcctcctgtgggatctctcttccccgtaccccttcctcctgtgggatctctcttccccatcccgcttcctcctgtgggatctctctttcccatccccattcctcctttgggatctcgctttaccattccccttcctcctgtgggaacactcatccccatccccctttctcctgtgggatctgtcatccccatcccccttcctcctgtgggatctctcttccccgtcccccttcctcctgtgggatctttcttccccatcccgcttcctcctgtgggatctctctttcccatccccattcctcctttgggatctcgctttaccattccccttcctcctgtgggaacactcatccccatccccctttctcctgtgggatctgtcatccccatcccccttcctcctgtgagatctctcttccccatcccccttcctcctgtgggatctctcttccccgtcccccttcctcctgtgggatctctcttccccatcccgcttcctcctgtgggatctctctttcccatccccattcctcctttgggatctcgctttcccattccccttcctcctgtgggatctctcatccccatcccacttcctcctgtgggatcactcatcccatcccccttcctcctgtgggatttctcttccccatcccccttcctcctgtgggatttctcttccccgtcccccttcctcctgtgggatctctcttccccatcccgcttcctcctgtgggatctctctttcccatccccattcctcctttgggatctcgctttcccattccccttcctcctgtgggatctctcatccccatcccacttcctcctgtgggatcactcatcccatcccccttcctcctgtgggatttctcttccccatcccccttcctcctgtgggatctctcatccccatctcctttcctcctgtgggatctctcatccccgtcccccttcctcctgtgggatctctcttccccatctcccttcctcctgtgggatctctcatccccgtcccccttcctcatgtgggttCTCTCATCcccgtccaccttcctcctgtgggatctctcttccccgtcccccttcctcctgtgggatctgtcatccccatcccccttcctcctgtaggatctctcatccccatcccccttcctcctgtgggatctctcatccccgtcccccttcctcctgtgggatctctcttccccatcccccttcctcctgtgggatctctcatccccatcccccttcctcctgtgggatctctctttcccatcccccttcctcctttgggatctctcttccccatcccccttcctcctgtgggatctctcttccccatcccccttcctcctgtgggatctctcatccccatcccccttcctccttcacGTTCTGTCCTCCATCATTTCCCACCGACATTTCCCCATTCACAGGtcttcctcactgtgggactttctCCCCTtcaacagacagacatattttattgtttccgagggaaattgggtttcgttacagtcgcaccaaccaaaagtagtatagaaatatagcaaaataaaccacaaataattaaataataataaattaatcatgccaagtggaaataag encodes the following:
- the LOC140721527 gene encoding NACHT, LRR and PYD domains-containing protein 3-like, with translation MCGSDNAKIIVKGAAISSSASHTASASGPIVPKRLASEAPRYKHSGCSRACSTLIAWERQELGGVLRPVEDRHERIAVLNRSRRDLICVEAGRRRRRIVCRIRMRRRPSPPESGIRGRAHCPGVKTSSHRSAVSQVFASEAPPTLSQSPEGRWFSFRSLSKRVVSWEPEDRSLSAGTIDQVLIKQQKLITSVLKMDQIASSGGVPVMSTSGMDMGPSSVITELLASWNDFQLLQLTDFYRERVEQAMEGGVHGVSLALTAENQFSGEEHRKISDLADKGERADSSTLLLSLVMEKGSRARRVMWETFVKMRIEVPKLDKILKEIQEHGCVPVHRPVLEIPRELKDVQEKHKETLRAQTETLRVNTILMREKVKVFQLVDRYAELTVISTVRDRSLVEHELLARGRDHEDWREKHLRGELEKIRTDQLFESSFSRIAHLFQNSYSHSLWKQMKRFFSGSISGCSAAVAGVPGIGKTTMVQKIVYDWATGKIYEKFQFVFSFKFRDLNSINCRINLKELILDQYPYFGNILREVWKNPEGLLFIFDGLDEFNDKIDFADSRRDTEPRSTCTDPEFKCKVSDIVYSLIQHKLFPGCSVLVTTRPTALHLLEKAEINVWAEILGFVGDERKEYFIRHFEDQTVAEAVFKHVKENEMLYTMSYNPSYCLILALALGPFFTQRVRDPQRVPKTITQLYSYYIYNILKNHGREIENPRDVLLRVGQMAFRGVFEKKIVFTDGDLINYNLQPSQFLSGFLIELLEREDSARSVVYTFPHLTIQEFVAAVAQFLNPHPGDILKFLTDAHNTTDGRFEVFLRFVAGLSSPMTVRGLEEFLGPFPHQTTCRVIDWVKEEVKRQSGNTESEAGKRRLLNTLHYLFESQNRGLAQAALEDVEELSFSRLTLTPIDCAVLSHVIGLCDTIKHLDLWKCHIQCEGIQWLGPGLHKCQELRLGKNKLGVSGVELVSAALRNPECKIQTLWLINVGLTDSCAEDLASALSTKPSLTELHLGDNKLGDSGVKLVSAALRNPKCKMQKLGLWDVGLTDSGAEDLVSALSGNLSLTELNLGSNSLTDRSVPALRLLILTLPSLEWIWLGLNQFSWTARKELRSLQEPRPGLTVVV